The Lysobacter enzymogenes genome window below encodes:
- a CDS encoding long-chain fatty acid--CoA ligase — protein sequence MSLNRPWLAHYPQGVPAQIDVEEFPSVVSVLENAIEKFRDRPAFRNFGKTLTYGEIDRLSAQFAAYLLGELKLKKGDRVAIMMPNCLQYPIATFGVLRAGLTVVNTNPMYTTRELRHQLEDSGTKVVFVLDNFAKTVQDVVAGTQVQKVVTTGLGDMVGGLRGPIMNFALKYVKKMVPDYDIPGSVRFRDALTLGQMQQLPKIDIAPADIAFLQYTGGTTGVAKGAMLTHRNLVANMQQAAAWIGTNARMGEEIIITALPLYHIFALTANGLVFMKFGGLNHMITNPRDMPAFVKELKNNRFTAITGVNTLFNGLLNTPGFDEVDFSQLHLTLGGGMAVQRSVAERWKQVTGVTLVEAYGLTETSPAACINPMDLAEYNGSIGLPISSTDACVKDEEGRILPMGEVGELCIQGPQVMKGYWQKPEETAKVIDDDGWLHTGDMARMDENGFFYIVDRKKDMILVSGFNVYPNEIEDVIALMPGVLEVAAVGVPDDKSGEAVKVVIVKKDPALTAEDVKAHARANLTGYKHPKFVEFRKELPKTNVGKILRRELRDPPAAA from the coding sequence ATGAGTTTGAACCGTCCGTGGCTTGCCCACTATCCGCAAGGCGTGCCCGCACAGATCGACGTGGAGGAATTCCCGTCCGTGGTCTCGGTGCTGGAAAACGCGATCGAAAAGTTCCGCGACCGCCCCGCCTTCCGCAACTTCGGCAAGACACTGACCTACGGCGAGATCGACCGGCTCAGCGCCCAGTTCGCCGCCTACCTGCTCGGAGAGCTCAAGCTCAAGAAGGGCGATCGCGTCGCGATCATGATGCCCAACTGCCTGCAGTACCCGATCGCGACCTTCGGCGTGCTGCGCGCCGGCCTGACCGTGGTCAACACCAATCCGATGTACACCACGCGCGAGCTGCGGCATCAGTTGGAGGACTCCGGCACGAAGGTCGTGTTCGTGCTCGACAACTTCGCCAAGACCGTGCAGGACGTCGTCGCCGGCACCCAGGTGCAGAAGGTCGTCACCACCGGCCTGGGCGACATGGTCGGCGGGCTCCGGGGCCCGATCATGAACTTCGCGCTGAAGTACGTGAAGAAGATGGTGCCCGACTACGACATCCCGGGCTCGGTGCGCTTCCGCGATGCGCTGACCCTGGGGCAGATGCAGCAGCTGCCGAAGATCGACATCGCGCCGGCCGACATCGCGTTCCTGCAGTACACCGGCGGCACCACCGGCGTCGCCAAGGGCGCGATGCTGACCCATCGCAACCTGGTCGCCAACATGCAGCAGGCCGCCGCGTGGATCGGCACCAACGCGCGCATGGGCGAGGAAATCATCATCACCGCGCTGCCGCTGTACCACATTTTCGCGCTGACCGCGAACGGCCTGGTGTTCATGAAGTTCGGCGGCCTCAACCACATGATCACCAACCCGCGCGACATGCCGGCGTTCGTGAAGGAACTGAAGAACAACCGCTTCACCGCGATCACCGGCGTCAACACGCTGTTCAACGGCCTGCTCAACACGCCGGGCTTCGACGAGGTCGATTTCTCGCAGCTGCACCTGACCCTCGGCGGCGGCATGGCGGTGCAGCGCTCGGTCGCCGAGCGCTGGAAGCAGGTCACCGGCGTGACCCTGGTGGAAGCCTACGGCCTGACCGAAACCTCGCCGGCCGCGTGCATCAATCCGATGGACCTAGCCGAGTACAACGGCTCGATCGGCCTGCCGATCTCCTCGACCGACGCCTGCGTCAAGGACGAGGAAGGCCGGATCCTGCCGATGGGCGAAGTCGGCGAACTGTGCATCCAGGGCCCGCAGGTCATGAAGGGCTATTGGCAGAAGCCCGAGGAAACCGCCAAGGTCATCGACGACGACGGCTGGCTGCACACCGGCGACATGGCGCGGATGGACGAGAACGGTTTCTTCTACATCGTCGACCGCAAGAAGGACATGATCCTGGTCTCCGGCTTCAACGTGTATCCCAACGAGATCGAGGACGTGATCGCGCTGATGCCCGGCGTGCTGGAAGTCGCCGCGGTCGGCGTTCCGGACGACAAATCCGGCGAAGCGGTCAAGGTGGTGATCGTCAAGAAGGATCCGGCGCTGACCGCCGAGGACGTCAAGGCGCACGCCCGCGCCAACCTCACCGGCTACAAGCATCCCAAGTTCGTCGAGTTCCGCAAGGAGCTGCCCAAGACCAACGTGGGCAAGATCCTGCGCCGCGAGCTGCGCGACCCGCCCGCGGCGGCGTGA
- a CDS encoding SWIM zinc finger family protein, whose protein sequence is MESVLTAEQALALAPDGASAKAATGLASDRHWVSLGRDADALWGECKGSGAKPYQAQVDLAALVTRCSCPSRKFPCKHALALLLMQARGGIAAAARPGWVEEWLNSRRDRAEKKEQAAAKTAAAQAADPDAAAAAAAKREAARWKRIDQGSAELQRWIGDQLRRGLASFGPQQRAEWTAMAARMVDAQAPALSAQVLAAAEAMAAGVAGAPAVVERFGLIWLLREALVRRDALSPQRLADVRTALGWVYDKDDLATLGESLRDRWTVQGQRIDERDDRLFERRVWLRGQASGRDALLHDYAYGGRGWEHQWLDGRSVEATLRFFPGSVPLRALALEQGAAQPAPRWSQPAVEAIERASLAFAANPWLQWWPLSIADAVPVRADARWWLHTPAGRLPLALGEAAGWNLLAHSGGRALQVMGEWDGRELRPLSAWRGEDAAQQWSLAA, encoded by the coding sequence ATGGAATCAGTCCTGACCGCCGAGCAGGCGCTCGCGCTCGCGCCCGACGGCGCTTCGGCCAAGGCCGCTACCGGCCTGGCGTCCGACCGCCACTGGGTTTCGCTCGGCCGCGACGCCGATGCGTTGTGGGGCGAATGCAAGGGCAGCGGCGCCAAGCCGTACCAGGCGCAGGTCGATCTGGCCGCGCTGGTGACCCGCTGTTCCTGCCCCAGCCGCAAGTTTCCGTGCAAGCACGCGCTGGCGCTGTTGCTGATGCAGGCGCGCGGCGGCATCGCCGCGGCGGCGCGGCCGGGCTGGGTCGAGGAATGGCTGAACTCGCGCCGCGACCGCGCCGAGAAGAAGGAACAGGCCGCGGCCAAAACCGCCGCCGCGCAAGCGGCCGACCCGGACGCCGCCGCGGCCGCTGCGGCCAAGCGCGAAGCCGCGCGCTGGAAACGCATCGACCAGGGCAGCGCCGAATTGCAGCGCTGGATCGGCGACCAGTTGCGCCGCGGGCTGGCCTCGTTCGGCCCGCAGCAACGCGCCGAATGGACGGCGATGGCCGCGCGCATGGTCGACGCGCAGGCGCCGGCGCTGTCGGCGCAGGTGCTGGCCGCGGCCGAGGCGATGGCCGCGGGCGTGGCCGGGGCGCCGGCGGTGGTCGAGCGCTTCGGCCTGATCTGGCTGCTGCGCGAGGCGCTGGTCCGGCGCGACGCGCTGTCGCCGCAGCGCCTGGCCGATGTGCGCACCGCGCTGGGCTGGGTCTACGACAAGGACGATCTGGCCACGCTCGGCGAAAGCCTGCGCGATCGCTGGACCGTGCAGGGCCAGCGCATCGACGAACGCGACGACCGCTTGTTCGAACGCCGCGTATGGCTGCGCGGGCAGGCCAGCGGTCGCGACGCGCTGCTGCACGATTACGCCTACGGCGGGCGCGGCTGGGAACATCAGTGGCTGGACGGCCGCAGCGTCGAGGCGACGCTGCGCTTCTTTCCCGGCAGCGTGCCGTTGCGCGCACTGGCGTTGGAGCAGGGCGCGGCGCAGCCGGCGCCGCGTTGGTCGCAGCCGGCAGTCGAGGCGATCGAGCGCGCATCGCTGGCGTTCGCCGCGAATCCGTGGCTGCAGTGGTGGCCGCTGAGCATCGCCGACGCGGTGCCGGTGCGCGCCGACGCGCGCTGGTGGCTGCACACGCCGGCCGGCCGCTTGCCGCTGGCCTTGGGCGAGGCGGCCGGCTGGAATCTGCTCGCCCACAGCGGCGGCCGCGCGCTGCAGGTGATGGGCGAATGGGACGGCCGCGAGCTGCGGCCGCTGAGCGCATGGCGCGGCGAAGACGCCGCGCAGCAATGGAGTCTGGCGGCATGA
- a CDS encoding nuclear transport factor 2 family protein, translated as MFDRSTKAAAHAAAAPRRRGGWWLAGLLVLAGCGGGSPEQRLRASMEQLQGAIQARDAKAVQAQLAEDFVGPEGLDRDGARRLAAGSFLRYRDVWLQIAALDYQVQGDRATVAFEAALGGGSGRALPDAAQLYQVRTGWRLRDGEWRMISAEWKPRL; from the coding sequence ATGTTCGATCGCTCGACGAAGGCAGCGGCGCACGCCGCGGCGGCGCCGCGCCGGCGCGGCGGTTGGTGGCTGGCGGGGTTGCTGGTCCTGGCCGGCTGCGGCGGCGGCTCGCCGGAACAGCGCCTGCGCGCATCGATGGAGCAGTTGCAAGGCGCGATCCAGGCGCGCGACGCCAAGGCGGTGCAGGCGCAGCTGGCCGAAGATTTCGTCGGCCCCGAAGGCCTCGACCGCGACGGCGCGCGGCGGCTGGCGGCCGGCAGCTTCCTGCGTTACCGCGACGTGTGGCTGCAGATCGCGGCGCTGGACTACCAGGTGCAGGGCGACCGCGCCACGGTCGCGTTCGAAGCCGCGCTCGGCGGCGGCTCCGGTCGCGCCTTGCCCGACGCGGCGCAGCTCTACCAGGTGCGCACCGGCTGGCGTTTGCGCGACGGCGAGTGGCGGATGATTTCGGCGGAGTGGAAGCCGCGGCTTTGA
- a CDS encoding crotonase/enoyl-CoA hydratase family protein, with product MSSIEKLHRVRAYPTLRLESSADGLAHWLYMHEDIRLGVRPCFRTELMEDMWAFLSSISLREGQREPGRLRHAVLASSAPAFNLGGDLELFSQLIRNQDRDSLLAYARRCVDGVHHIHGGLGGDVHTIALVQGDALGGGLELALSCHTIVAEEGVDMGLPEVVFDLFPGMGAYTFLCKRVSPRVAERLIMEGAMLSSEEMHRLGVVDILVPRGQGEAAVADLIRRQQRSPHSHLAMNQMRQIAQPASYQELMAITELWVDTALALPDKALRTMDRIVRAQERRAVAA from the coding sequence ATGAGCTCTATCGAAAAACTCCATCGCGTACGCGCCTACCCCACCCTGCGCCTGGAATCCTCCGCGGACGGACTCGCGCACTGGCTGTACATGCACGAGGACATCCGCCTCGGCGTCAGGCCGTGCTTCCGCACCGAACTCATGGAAGACATGTGGGCGTTCCTGTCCTCGATCAGCCTGCGCGAAGGACAGCGCGAACCCGGGCGTTTGCGCCATGCCGTGCTGGCCTCGTCGGCGCCGGCGTTCAACCTGGGCGGCGACCTGGAACTGTTCTCGCAACTGATCCGCAACCAGGACCGCGACAGCCTGCTGGCTTACGCGCGCCGCTGCGTCGACGGCGTGCACCACATCCACGGCGGGCTCGGCGGCGACGTGCACACCATCGCCCTGGTCCAGGGCGACGCGCTCGGCGGCGGCCTGGAACTGGCGCTGTCGTGCCACACCATCGTCGCCGAGGAAGGCGTCGACATGGGCCTGCCGGAAGTGGTGTTCGACCTGTTCCCGGGCATGGGCGCGTACACGTTCCTGTGCAAGCGGGTCAGCCCGCGCGTGGCCGAGCGGCTCATCATGGAAGGCGCCATGCTCAGCAGCGAGGAAATGCACCGGCTCGGCGTGGTCGACATTCTGGTGCCGCGCGGCCAGGGCGAGGCGGCGGTGGCCGACCTGATCCGCCGCCAGCAGCGTTCGCCGCACTCGCACCTGGCGATGAATCAGATGCGCCAGATCGCGCAGCCGGCCAGCTACCAGGAACTGATGGCGATCACCGAGCTGTGGGTCGACACCGCGCTGGCCCTGCCGGACAAGGCGCTGCGAACGATGGACCGGATCGTGCGGGCGCAGGAGCGTCGTGCCGTGGCCGCCTGA
- a CDS encoding ATP-binding protein, producing the protein MIRLLNWFRSTLSQRGDSEHGQAFVRIAVLFVVLAYMLARGSGGSMPVYQYNNVLLMVVTGFSVGLALIGWILAAPGRSHLRRIIGMCSDYGLMAAAMIHIGEPLAWVYVILMWVTIGNGLRFGSGYLFGAVAMALASFGSVIVLNDYWRANPVLGIGLALGLAAIPLYLTGLLRALTRATDEAKRANEAKSRFLANMSHEFRTPLNGLAGMSELLATTRLDAEQRECLNTIQASTRSLLALVEDVLDISAIEAGKLKLNLAEFSPRELLDSIGLILQPQARAKQLRYETSVSADVPALLRGDVGHLRQVLLNLTGNAVKFTDHGSVRLELGVIAQADGGVRLRFTVTDTGIGIPMAMRQRLFEAFEQADVSLARRYGGTGLGTTIAKGLTEAMGGSIGFESTEQRGSRFWVELPFQRVAMPPEPALAEADAVEATPRNDPENVIAFSDPFLRHRARVRSLQVLVADDHSANRMVLQRLLQKAGHRAVCVEGGEEVLNALAVSDYDAVIADLHMPGISGLDLLRELRVMEAGGGRRTPVVVLSADVTPDSIQACQQAGARAFLAKPVSTVRLLDILADIAANARIAAVPVAPQRPESAAGTAIAADGAFDPSVLDELGSLGMGEGFEREFIAQCLRDADGCIVALADAGERGQWERVREHAHALKGVASNLGLVKLATAAGELMRAPDWQVAAEWRTRQAALNERLAQGREALDARERQSHAREGDERSP; encoded by the coding sequence ATGATCCGCCTGCTGAACTGGTTCCGGTCGACGTTGTCGCAACGCGGCGACAGCGAGCACGGCCAGGCCTTCGTCCGCATCGCCGTGCTGTTCGTGGTGCTGGCCTACATGCTGGCGCGCGGCAGCGGCGGCAGCATGCCGGTCTATCAGTACAACAACGTGCTGCTGATGGTCGTCACCGGTTTCTCGGTCGGGCTGGCGCTGATCGGCTGGATCCTGGCCGCGCCGGGCCGCTCGCACCTGCGCCGGATCATCGGCATGTGCTCGGACTACGGCCTGATGGCCGCGGCGATGATCCACATCGGCGAGCCGCTGGCCTGGGTCTACGTGATCCTGATGTGGGTGACCATCGGCAACGGCCTGCGCTTCGGCTCCGGCTATCTTTTCGGCGCGGTCGCGATGGCCCTGGCCAGCTTCGGTTCGGTGATCGTGCTCAACGACTACTGGCGCGCCAACCCGGTGCTCGGCATCGGTCTGGCCCTGGGGCTGGCGGCGATTCCGCTGTATTTGACCGGCCTGCTGCGCGCGCTGACCCGCGCTACCGACGAGGCCAAGCGCGCCAACGAGGCCAAGAGCCGGTTCCTGGCCAACATGAGCCACGAGTTCCGCACCCCGCTCAACGGCCTGGCCGGCATGTCCGAACTGCTGGCGACCACGCGCCTGGACGCCGAGCAGCGCGAATGCCTCAACACCATCCAGGCCTCGACCCGCAGCCTGCTGGCGCTGGTCGAGGACGTGCTCGACATCTCGGCGATCGAGGCCGGCAAGCTCAAGCTGAACCTGGCCGAGTTCTCGCCGCGCGAGCTGCTCGACAGCATCGGCCTGATCCTGCAGCCGCAGGCCCGGGCCAAGCAACTGCGCTACGAAACCAGCGTGTCCGCCGACGTGCCGGCGCTGCTGCGCGGCGATGTCGGCCATCTGCGCCAGGTCCTGCTGAACCTGACCGGCAACGCGGTCAAGTTCACCGACCACGGCAGCGTGCGCCTGGAACTCGGGGTGATCGCGCAGGCCGACGGCGGGGTGCGGCTGCGCTTCACCGTGACCGACACCGGCATCGGCATTCCGATGGCGATGCGCCAGCGCCTGTTCGAAGCCTTCGAGCAGGCCGACGTGAGCCTGGCGCGCCGTTACGGCGGCACCGGCCTGGGCACCACCATCGCCAAGGGCCTGACCGAGGCGATGGGCGGCAGCATCGGCTTCGAAAGCACCGAGCAGCGCGGCAGCCGGTTCTGGGTGGAACTGCCGTTCCAGCGCGTGGCGATGCCGCCGGAGCCGGCGCTGGCCGAGGCCGACGCGGTCGAGGCCACGCCGCGCAACGACCCGGAAAACGTCATCGCCTTCTCCGATCCGTTCCTGCGCCATCGCGCGCGGGTGCGCAGCCTGCAGGTGCTGGTCGCCGACGACCACTCGGCCAACCGCATGGTGCTGCAGCGCCTGTTGCAGAAGGCCGGCCATCGCGCGGTCTGCGTGGAAGGCGGCGAGGAAGTGCTCAACGCGCTGGCGGTCAGCGATTACGACGCGGTGATCGCCGACCTGCACATGCCCGGCATCAGCGGCCTGGACCTGCTGCGCGAGCTGCGGGTCATGGAAGCCGGCGGCGGCCGGCGTACGCCGGTGGTGGTGCTCAGCGCCGACGTCACGCCCGATTCGATTCAGGCCTGCCAGCAGGCCGGGGCGCGCGCGTTCCTGGCCAAGCCGGTGTCGACCGTGCGCTTGCTCGACATCCTGGCGGACATCGCCGCCAATGCGCGCATCGCCGCGGTCCCGGTCGCGCCGCAGCGGCCGGAGTCGGCCGCGGGAACCGCGATCGCGGCGGACGGCGCGTTCGATCCTTCGGTGCTCGACGAGCTCGGCAGCCTCGGCATGGGCGAGGGCTTCGAGCGCGAATTCATCGCCCAGTGCCTGCGCGACGCCGACGGCTGCATCGTCGCCCTGGCCGACGCGGGCGAACGCGGCCAGTGGGAACGCGTGCGCGAACACGCCCACGCACTCAAGGGCGTGGCGAGCAACCTGGGGTTGGTCAAGCTCGCGACCGCGGCCGGCGAGCTGATGCGGGCGCCGGACTGGCAGGTCGCCGCCGAATGGCGGACCCGGCAGGCTGCGCTGAACGAACGGCTGGCCCAGGGCAGGGAAGCGCTCGATGCACGCGAGCGGCAAAGCCACGCGCGCGAAGGCGACGAGCGCTCCCCCTGA